A genomic region of Anaerolineae bacterium contains the following coding sequences:
- a CDS encoding exonuclease SbcCD subunit D: MTPQPRSLRLLHFADAHIDIAAHGRHDPETGLPVRVMDFLRSLDVIVETAIEEQVDLVLFAGDAFRDRRPAPTYLREWARRILRLSAARIPTLLLVGNHDYTPAVGRAHALDPFATFQVPYVRVLDRPALLGPKDLWGLPLQVLALPWISRARLALLANQLTPERLQELLEHNLTPLVEEFIRQAQAAHPDLPLVLTAHASVQGASYGAERLVMMGDDLVLPPALVKRPAFAYVALGHIHKPQDLNANSQPPVIYPGSIERVDFGEAEDQKAFVIATLTPGAPTRVDWRRLPTRPFIEKRVQLSQAEEVMEQLLAALGPPESLKDAVVRLVVTYPRELERLIDDARLYAHARQTLEFHLVKRPEHRARARLPQDETLESLTPEDLLEIYWKAQHRDAEQIARLKRLAQEIIQSARDAGKEAA; the protein is encoded by the coding sequence ATGACCCCTCAACCGCGATCGCTGCGCTTGCTTCATTTCGCCGACGCCCATATCGACATCGCCGCCCATGGCCGTCACGACCCGGAGACCGGACTACCCGTCCGGGTGATGGACTTTTTGCGTTCCCTGGATGTGATTGTGGAGACGGCCATCGAAGAGCAGGTCGATCTGGTGCTTTTTGCCGGGGATGCTTTCCGAGATCGCCGCCCGGCGCCCACCTACCTGCGGGAATGGGCCAGGCGCATTTTGCGCCTCTCCGCAGCCCGGATTCCCACCCTGTTGTTGGTGGGCAACCACGATTACACGCCAGCGGTGGGGCGGGCCCACGCCCTGGACCCCTTCGCCACCTTTCAGGTGCCTTATGTGCGCGTGTTGGACCGCCCGGCGTTGCTCGGCCCTAAGGATCTGTGGGGATTGCCGCTGCAGGTCCTCGCCCTGCCGTGGATTTCCCGCGCCCGGCTGGCCTTGCTGGCCAACCAACTGACCCCGGAGCGGCTCCAGGAATTGCTGGAACACAACCTGACCCCCTTGGTGGAGGAGTTCATCCGGCAAGCCCAGGCCGCTCACCCCGACCTGCCGCTGGTGCTGACGGCCCACGCTTCGGTGCAGGGGGCTTCTTACGGCGCCGAGCGGTTGGTGATGATGGGTGACGATTTGGTCTTGCCGCCGGCGCTGGTCAAGCGCCCCGCCTTTGCCTATGTGGCGCTGGGGCACATCCACAAGCCGCAGGACCTCAACGCCAACAGCCAGCCGCCGGTGATCTACCCCGGCTCCATCGAGCGGGTGGACTTCGGGGAGGCAGAAGACCAAAAAGCCTTCGTCATCGCCACGCTGACCCCCGGCGCGCCCACCAGGGTGGACTGGCGACGCCTGCCCACGCGGCCTTTCATCGAGAAGCGCGTGCAGCTGAGCCAGGCCGAAGAGGTGATGGAGCAGTTGCTGGCGGCGCTTGGCCCGCCGGAGTCGCTCAAGGACGCCGTGGTGCGCCTGGTGGTCACTTACCCGCGCGAACTGGAGCGCCTGATCGACGACGCCAGATTGTATGCACACGCCCGGCAGACGCTGGAGTTCCACTTGGTCAAGCGCCCCGAACACCGGGCAAGGGCGCGTTTGCCGCAAGACGAAACGCTGGAAAGCCTCACCCCCGAGGACCTGCTCGAGATTTACTGGAAAGCCCAACACCGCGATGCAGAGCAGATCGCCCGCTTGAAGCGCCTGGCCCAGGAAATCATCCAGAGTGCCCGCGACGCAGGCAAGGAAGCGGCCTGA
- a CDS encoding sigma-70 family RNA polymerase sigma factor — MTVDXELDFPLERLQAGDEEAFSRLVEAYAPRLYRLLTKMLRHPQEAEDALQETFVKAYRALPEFDGRSRLSTWLYRIAVNEALMHIRRKELETISVEAMYEQEDGSSGQYDLVDWCCLPEDELLSAEARQVLEEAVARLPTSLRTVFLLRDVEGLSTRETAEALGISEGAVKVRLSRAREQLRKMLSTYFGPKALSTPKGRS; from the coding sequence ATGACAGTAGACRAAGAACTGGATTTTCCCCTGGAGCGGCTGCAGGCCGGCGATGAAGAGGCCTTTTCGCGCTTGGTGGAAGCCTATGCGCCGCGCCTTTACCGCCTGCTGACCAAAATGTTGCGGCATCCGCAGGAGGCTGAGGACGCGCTCCAGGAGACTTTTGTGAAGGCCTATCGGGCGCTGCCCGAGTTCGACGGACGCTCCCGACTTTCCACCTGGCTCTATCGGATTGCGGTCAACGAGGCGTTGATGCACATCCGCCGCAAAGAGTTGGAGACCATCTCGGTGGAGGCGATGTATGAGCAGGAAGACGGCTCGTCCGGCCAGTACGACCTGGTCGATTGGTGCTGCCTCCCGGAAGACGAACTCCTCTCGGCGGAGGCTCGGCAGGTCCTGGAAGAGGCGGTGGCCCGTCTCCCGACCTCGCTGCGGACGGTGTTCCTGCTGCGGGATGTGGAGGGGCTGTCCACCCGCGAGACCGCCGAGGCGTTAGGGATCAGCGAGGGCGCCGTCAAGGTACGGCTCTCGCGGGCGCGCGAACAGTTGCGCAAAATGCTCTCCACCTACTTTGGCCCGAAAGCCCTTTCCACCCCAAAGGGGCGCTCATGA
- a CDS encoding OsmC family protein produces MNAKVTMLQRMTFDATADSGFHVTLGTEPEVGGDDDGFRPMELMLISLLGCTAMDVISILRKKRQEVTAFEVTGHAERAPQHPKVFTHVTIEYHVTGHQVDEKAVVRSIELSAIRYCPAQGMLAKVIPIELQYFIYEDTPEGAQLVTRGEYRPPKEKY; encoded by the coding sequence ATGAACGCCAAAGTAACCATGCTGCAACGGATGACTTTCGACGCCACCGCCGACAGCGGCTTCCATGTCACCCTGGGCACGGAGCCGGAGGTGGGCGGCGATGACGACGGCTTTCGCCCGATGGAGTTGATGCTCATCTCGCTGCTGGGCTGCACGGCGATGGATGTGATTTCCATCCTGCGCAAAAAGCGTCAGGAGGTCACCGCCTTTGAGGTCACTGGTCACGCCGAGCGTGCGCCGCAACACCCTAAAGTGTTCACCCATGTGACCATCGAGTACCATGTCACCGGGCATCAAGTGGATGAGAAGGCCGTGGTACGCTCCATCGAACTCTCGGCCATTCGCTACTGCCCGGCCCAGGGGATGCTGGCCAAGGTAATCCCCATCGAACTCCAGTATTTCATCTATGAGGACACGCCCGAGGGAGCGCAACTGGTGACCCGGGGCGAATACCGCCCACCCAAAGAGAAATACTGA
- a CDS encoding TlpA family protein disulfide reductase: MARTRHKRKRRPSRKQKPSTAWLIVVVGVGLILVGVAMALLLPKPKEYTANTDEPSAVPVAVDYDAPNLTLTDLNGQPVSLQDYRGKVVLVNLWATWCPPCRAEMPTLEGYYRDHHNEGFVILAVEAGGDPHDQIVNFAERFDLTFPVLEDPQGASLAAFRTQSLPSSFVIDPEGRVKLAWVGAISRTMLEKYVTPMLTR; this comes from the coding sequence ATGGCCCGTACACGCCACAAGCGTAAACGCCGCCCCTCCCGAAAGCAAAAACCTTCCACCGCCTGGCTGATCGTGGTGGTAGGGGTAGGGCTGATTCTCGTCGGGGTGGCCATGGCTCTGCTGCTACCCAAGCCCAAGGAGTACACCGCCAACACCGACGAGCCTTCGGCCGTGCCGGTAGCCGTGGATTACGACGCCCCCAACCTTACTCTGACCGACCTCAACGGTCAACCGGTCTCCTTGCAAGATTACCGGGGCAAGGTGGTGCTGGTCAATCTGTGGGCCACCTGGTGCCCCCCCTGTCGCGCCGAGATGCCCACCCTGGAGGGGTACTATCGGGATCACCACAACGAGGGCTTTGTCATTCTGGCCGTGGAGGCCGGCGGTGATCCCCATGACCAGATTGTGAACTTTGCCGAGCGCTTTGATTTGACCTTCCCCGTGCTGGAAGACCCCCAAGGCGCTTCGCTGGCGGCCTTCCGCACCCAATCCCTTCCCTCCTCCTTCGTCATCGACCCCGAGGGGCGGGTCAAACTGGCCTGGGTGGGAGCTATCAGTCGCACGATGCTGGAAAAATATGTCACCCCCATGCTCACCCGCTAA
- a CDS encoding DUF2892 domain-containing protein yields MWDRIIRVIIGIFLVYWGFFSGSLQGTTATIVGIIGLIPLLTGIVGFCPLYTVFNFSTKK; encoded by the coding sequence TTGTGGGACCGGATTATCCGGGTCATTATCGGCATTTTCCTGGTGTACTGGGGCTTCTTCAGCGGTTCACTGCAGGGCACCACGGCCACTATCGTGGGCATCATCGGTTTGATCCCCTTGCTCACGGGCATCGTAGGCTTCTGCCCCCTCTACACAGTGTTCAACTTCAGCACCAAGAAGTAA
- the tsaD gene encoding tRNA (adenosine(37)-N6)-threonylcarbamoyltransferase complex transferase subunit TsaD: MKAAWRELASPFRVLAVESSCDETAVAVVEDGERVLSNVVASQADLHAQYGGVFPEVASRQHIKAIYPVMEEALRQAHLTLGEVDLLAVTRGPGLPGSLSVGVNFAKGLALGSGLPLLGVHHLEAHVYAAFLRLPDAPPNDAPAFPAVVLLVSGGHTELLLMRGHLTYERLGGTRDDAAGEAFDKVARLLGLGYPGGPAIQQAAAEGDPNAFPFTRPWLKGTWEFSFSGLKTAVLREVRALEARGEPLPVDDLAASFQATVVDVLVGKTLAAARAFRARSIVVAGGVSANRLLRARLLAEAEVPVHIPPLSLCTDNAAMVAGAATWRYRAGQTDDLGFDILPTWPLDELPSPPKQALAD, translated from the coding sequence GTGAAGGCAGCCTGGCGTGAACTCGCCAGCCCCTTTCGTGTGCTGGCGGTGGAAAGTTCCTGCGACGAAACCGCGGTGGCGGTGGTGGAAGACGGCGAGCGCGTGCTGTCCAATGTGGTCGCCTCCCAGGCCGACTTGCACGCCCAATACGGCGGGGTTTTCCCCGAGGTGGCCTCACGGCAGCACATCAAGGCCATCTACCCGGTGATGGAAGAGGCCCTGCGGCAGGCCCATCTGACCCTCGGCGAGGTGGACTTGCTGGCCGTGACCCGGGGGCCGGGGCTGCCGGGGTCCCTCTCGGTGGGGGTGAACTTCGCCAAGGGGCTGGCCTTGGGGAGCGGTTTGCCCCTGCTTGGGGTGCACCACCTGGAAGCCCATGTGTATGCCGCCTTCCTGCGGCTGCCCGATGCACCGCCCAACGACGCTCCGGCTTTCCCGGCGGTGGTGTTGCTGGTCTCCGGCGGGCACACTGAACTGCTGCTCATGCGCGGCCACCTGACCTACGAGCGCCTGGGTGGCACGCGGGACGACGCGGCCGGGGAAGCCTTTGACAAAGTGGCCCGGCTGCTGGGATTAGGCTACCCCGGTGGGCCGGCCATCCAGCAGGCCGCGGCGGAGGGCGACCCCAACGCCTTCCCCTTCACCCGGCCCTGGCTCAAGGGCACCTGGGAGTTTTCCTTCAGCGGCCTGAAGACCGCCGTGCTGCGTGAGGTGCGGGCCCTGGAAGCCCGGGGCGAGCCGTTGCCGGTGGACGACCTGGCCGCTTCTTTCCAGGCCACGGTGGTGGATGTGCTGGTGGGCAAGACCCTGGCCGCCGCCCGCGCGTTTCGGGCGCGCAGCATCGTGGTGGCCGGGGGCGTCTCGGCCAATCGCCTGCTGCGGGCGCGTCTGCTGGCCGAGGCCGAGGTGCCGGTGCACATCCCGCCGCTGAGCCTGTGCACCGACAACGCCGCCATGGTGGCTGGTGCAGCCACCTGGCGCTACCGCGCCGGGCAGACCGACGATCTGGGTTTCGATATTTTGCCCACTTGGCCGCTGGACGAATTGCCTTCCCCTCCTAAGCAAGCCCTGGCCGACTGA
- a CDS encoding NrdH-redoxin — MADKKKKYPRIIVFTTPTCRFCRATKRYLRERGIPFKEVDVSRDQAAARDMVRRSGQSGVPVIDIGGKIVVGFDRAKINQLLGLK, encoded by the coding sequence ATGGCTGACAAGAAGAAGAAATATCCGCGCATCATCGTGTTCACCACGCCCACCTGCCGCTTCTGTCGGGCGACCAAGCGCTACCTGCGCGAACGCGGCATCCCATTCAAAGAAGTGGATGTCTCCCGCGACCAGGCGGCGGCCCGCGATATGGTGCGCCGCAGCGGGCAGTCCGGCGTGCCGGTCATCGACATCGGTGGCAAAATCGTGGTCGGTTTCGACCGCGCCAAAATCAACCAGTTGCTGGGTTTGAAATAA
- a CDS encoding glutaredoxin: protein MARLLNDDIVQQVRDLFNESLKEPVALIYFNTQQDDCMFCSETQQLLEEVSQISDKISLDIYDLDKDTEQVTKYKVDKAPAIVIAAKGGDDIKDYGIRYYGIPSGHEFSSLIQDILQVSERDSGLQPATREFLRSLTQPVHLQVFVTPTCPYCPRAVILTHRMAMESEMLTADMVEAQEFYELANKYGVSGVPHTDINDGRGTVVGAVPEEHFVAEIRRALGL, encoded by the coding sequence ATGGCTCGTTTGTTGAACGACGATATTGTGCAACAGGTACGTGACCTTTTCAACGAATCGCTCAAAGAGCCGGTGGCTCTGATTTACTTCAATACGCAGCAGGACGATTGTATGTTCTGCAGCGAGACCCAGCAGTTGCTGGAAGAGGTCTCCCAGATCTCGGACAAAATCTCCCTGGACATCTACGACCTGGACAAGGATACCGAGCAGGTGACCAAGTATAAAGTGGACAAGGCCCCGGCTATTGTCATCGCCGCCAAGGGCGGCGATGACATCAAGGATTATGGCATCCGCTACTACGGTATCCCCTCGGGGCACGAGTTCTCTTCGCTGATCCAGGACATCTTGCAGGTCTCCGAGCGGGATTCGGGGCTGCAGCCGGCCACACGGGAGTTCTTGCGCTCCCTGACTCAACCAGTGCACCTGCAAGTGTTCGTCACCCCTACCTGCCCCTACTGCCCGCGCGCGGTCATCCTGACCCATCGCATGGCTATGGAATCCGAGATGCTCACCGCTGATATGGTGGAGGCCCAGGAATTCTACGAGTTGGCCAACAAGTACGGTGTGAGCGGTGTGCCCCACACCGACATCAACGACGGCCGGGGGACCGTGGTGGGGGCTGTGCCCGAGGAGCACTTTGTCGCGGAGATTCGTCGCGCGTTGGGTCTCTAA